AGACCTGAACCGTCAGTCCCAAACCACAGATTCCCCAGGTGATCCACAAAAATGGCTTCGACGATTTTCGACGGGAAATTCGGAACGATACCAAACGTGCCGTTTTTGTAGTAACTCAAGCCACCGCCAATGGTGCCAATCCAGAGCGTGCCTTCCCGATCTTCGCAAAGAGCATAAATCCGGTTATAGGAAAGCCCGTCTTTGGTGGTGTAGGTCGTAAATTTTCCATTTTCAAACTTACATAGTCCTCCACCATTGGTCCCAATCCAGACCACACCCCGGCTATCTTCCAAAACGCATCGAATGAAATCATTTGGCAGTCCGTCACGGGTCGAATAGACCGTAAATTTTCCATCTTTGAGATAATTGACCCCGCCACCTTCCGTCCCAATCCAGATGCCTCCGGTGTGGTCTTCAGTCACCACCCGCACATTGCTGGCAGCCAGTCCATGTTTGGCGGTGTAGGTCGTAAACTTTTGTTCCCGCAGGACATTGAGCCCCCCGCCATTGGTGCCGATCCACATATTTCCCTCGTGGTCTTCACACAGGGAACGCACAATGTTGCTGGTCAACCCTTCCTGTAACCCCAACGACGAAAACCGGCCATGCTGGAACCGGCACACACCGCGGTCTTCAGTGCCGATCCAGACACTTCCCTCGCGGTCACAATAGAGTGACCGAATCACATTGGAAAGCAATCCATCTGCCGTCGTGAGGGTCTTTGACGTTCCATTGTCCAAAATCGTAATGCCACCACCTTCAAGCCCAATCCATATGCGCCGGGATTGATCCTCGCAAATGGCTTTGACATAGGTCGAAGCCAGACCGCTTTCCCGCGAAAATGAAACAAACTCATTGTTGAAATAGCGGCAGATCCCACCTCCCGTGGTACCAATCCACATTGCCCCCTGATGGTCGCAAAACAGAGTGTTGATCGCGTTGGCTGACAGTCCGTTTTGGGTGTTGAAGAGCTGAAACTTCCCACCGTCATAAACCACCACCCCGTTTTCCTGGGTTCCAGCCCAAATTCTTCCCTGTTTATCAACACACACCGTAACCAGAAAATTGCTTGGGAGCCCCTGTTCGGTTGTGAAACTGGTGAAGGTGTGATTCTGATAGCGCACCAGCCCGCCGCCTTTGGTTGCCATCCAGAGGCTTCCGTCCGGGCCTTCCGCCAGGGCCATCATGCTGTTGTTTCGAATTTGGGGCGTGTTGCTGCCGTCAAAGATCGTAAACCGGACGCCATCAAAGCGCGCCACGCCTTCATAGGTGCCAAACCACAAATAGCCATCTTTGGTCTGAACGATGGAATGCACGGTGTTTTGCGGGAGGTCATCCTGATAGGCGGCGTGGCTGTAATCAATCAGTTCTTTTTTGGGGTCTAAGGCGCTGACTGGCAACCACCAGCCGAAAAACAGGGCTATCAGCACCAAAAATCGGCAGCAAAGCAGACGGAATTGGTTTTGAGTCCACGAAGTGGGCGACATTGGTTAAAGCCTCGGGCGAAACGAGCGTCAGCGAGTGGAGTCCGTGGCGAAGGAATCAGCCGTCTGGGCGAGTCGCAGGAAGTGACCCAATAATTTGCGGATTTGGTTTGAAGCCGCATAATACCTAAATTGTGCCTTGATTACCAATTGAGGTTTTTGGATCGGCCTCTCGATACAGGTCATTCTGAAGCTTCATATTGTTTGCTTTAGAACAATTTTCCCACTTTGCGACTTTTTTCTGCAACTTTTCTGAAGTTCTGACCACACACTGGCCGAAACCAAGGATGAGGAAGCAGCATGATTGAGGCAATGAGACTGGAAAAAACGTCAACTGGACCAGCCGCCACTTCACCCGAGAGCGTGCGCACCATTTTTGAGCGTGCCTGTCGCGGCGATGAAGATGCCTTTCGGTTGATCTTTAACCGCTATGCCCGGCCCGTGATGAGTTTTCTCCACAATCTGGTGAACAATCACGAACTGGCCGAAGAACTCACCCAGGAGACCTTTGTTCGCGCCCACCGCATGCTCAACACCATGCGCGAGGACACCAAAGTTTCAACCTGGTTGTTCGGAATCGCCAAAAACGTGTCGCGCGAAGCCGTCCGCCACCGGATTCGATCTGAATCCAATGTCGAAATTGCCGAAAGCGGATTGAATCAAATGTCCGACCCACGGCAACGGCCCGACGGCGAATTGCTCACCAAAGAACTCAATCGTGTCATCCACCACGCCCTTTCACTCCTCGATGAAGACAAACGGCTGATTTTTTCACTCCAGGCATTTCATCAGTATAGTTATGAGGAAATTGCCGAAATCACCGGGTTTACCATTCCAAAAATCAAAACTGATCTTCATCGGGCGAAAGCGGAAATGCGCAAGCGGATTCGTCCTTATCTGGGAGAACGCCATGAACTGTGATGACTACGTGCTGTTACTGGAAGAATTTGTGGACGGGGAACTTGGTGAATCAGACGCCAAAAAAGTCGAGGCTCATCTGACAACCTGTAATCCATGCCGGATACTCCTGGCTGAATTGAAAGAAGAGCAGGCGATTTTTGCCCGCTATGACCCCGGCCTGGAACCCAGTCCGAATCTCTGGCAAGGGATTGAAGACCGATTGAAAGCTGAAAGTGCTCTTGGCTCCCCAAAACCGGCTGAGCCTTTGGGCTGGGGGCAAAAAATCAATGACTGGATCACTCGACACTTTCACACACCCCGACTCACTCCGGCATTTACGATGATTGTGGTGGTGGTGGCGGTGGGGTTGACGATTCTGGTCATGCGACCAAATCGGCTGCACGTACCAGTTTCCCCTGTGGATCCAACCGGCATTGGCGGCATCAATATTGGAACGGGAAACCCTGGCGACGACATCGTGTCCTCGACACCATCAAAAGTGGATGAAACGGCATCCGCCATTCAGCCAGCGCCACCGCGTCCCGTCAAAGTGGTATTGCCTCCGCCCCCTGCCCCTGCCAAACGGGAGCCAAGCGTTCAGGAGTTGATTCGCGATGCCGAATCGAAATACCGGGCGGCCATCACGGTGCTCACCCGAGATGTAAACAAGCGCCGGACCACCATGGATCCGTTGCTCGTGGCTCGACTCGACAGCACGCTCGAAGCGATTGACCATACAATTGCCGACACCAAACTGGCCGTCAAAATGAATCCAAATGATCCGGTTGCCGCCCAATATTTGCTGACGGCCTACGCCAAGAAAGTTGAAGTGCTGCAGGAAATGGCCAGCGTGGCGTCGCCAACAACTCCGGCCAAAAAACCGGTTGAATTAAGACCCTAAACGAACCTTAGGGACCCAGAAGAAAATAAAATTCCAGTGAAATCGGGGTCAGGGTTCAGGGTTCAGGGTTTCGGCGATGAAGCGACTAATCCCGTTCAAGATGAGAATTGGGAAACCGACAGTTACAACTCAAGTTGGATTATCCTGCCCTGAACCCTGAACTCTGACAAGATGACCGACTGACACGGTGACACGATGACACGGTGAGTTTTTCATCCCTCATCCTTCATCTCTCATCCCTTCCGAAAACCCTGAACTCTGAACCCTGAACCCTAATAAAAAGACCGTGAACCTGACTGAATCTGAAACGACACAACAAAAAAGGACTGTGACTACCATGAGGAGACGAAACTTTATCGCACTTTTTCTGATGATCTTCGCTATAGATAGCGCCACCATGCTGTCCTGGAATTCGGTTGAAGCCGCAGCCATTCCGCAAGATCAACCGACTGTACACAAACTGCCCCCTGGGGGGAAAATCACCATCCGCCAGGCACTTGGCGAACTCTCCGTCATCGGGGTTTCTG
This genomic window from Acidobacteriota bacterium contains:
- a CDS encoding sigma-70 family RNA polymerase sigma factor, whose translation is MIEAMRLEKTSTGPAATSPESVRTIFERACRGDEDAFRLIFNRYARPVMSFLHNLVNNHELAEELTQETFVRAHRMLNTMREDTKVSTWLFGIAKNVSREAVRHRIRSESNVEIAESGLNQMSDPRQRPDGELLTKELNRVIHHALSLLDEDKRLIFSLQAFHQYSYEEIAEITGFTIPKIKTDLHRAKAEMRKRIRPYLGERHEL
- a CDS encoding zf-HC2 domain-containing protein — its product is MNCDDYVLLLEEFVDGELGESDAKKVEAHLTTCNPCRILLAELKEEQAIFARYDPGLEPSPNLWQGIEDRLKAESALGSPKPAEPLGWGQKINDWITRHFHTPRLTPAFTMIVVVVAVGLTILVMRPNRLHVPVSPVDPTGIGGINIGTGNPGDDIVSSTPSKVDETASAIQPAPPRPVKVVLPPPPAPAKREPSVQELIRDAESKYRAAITVLTRDVNKRRTTMDPLLVARLDSTLEAIDHTIADTKLAVKMNPNDPVAAQYLLTAYAKKVEVLQEMASVASPTTPAKKPVELRP